A single region of the Prevotella sp. HUN102 genome encodes:
- a CDS encoding rhomboid family intramembrane serine protease, with amino-acid sequence MRNIPIVTKNLLIINIGAFLATFIFGGMGIDLNDMLGLHFFLAEDFKVWQLFTYMFMHGGFMHLLMNMFMLWMFGTVVENVWGDRKFLIFYLVCGIGAGICQELAQYGSYLYNGLNAYDAVNMGGTSLPMSDYLNLWTTVGASGAVYGVLLAFGMMFPEERMFIIPIPVPVKAKWIIVGSIAMELFSAFGTSNDGVAHLAHLGGMLFGFLLIRYWRKHPYSGGGFGTSGGRQFFDNMRNTWEQRTRRNSNAQQGGTKWNSSATNQQSRPESDWDYNARKQREQEQIDRILDKIRKSGYDSLTKEEKQQLFDSSRQ; translated from the coding sequence ATGCGCAACATACCAATCGTAACAAAGAATCTTCTCATTATCAACATCGGGGCTTTTCTTGCCACCTTCATATTCGGAGGGATGGGGATTGACTTGAATGATATGCTGGGGCTTCACTTCTTCCTTGCTGAGGATTTCAAGGTGTGGCAGCTCTTCACGTATATGTTTATGCACGGAGGTTTTATGCACCTTCTGATGAATATGTTTATGCTCTGGATGTTCGGAACGGTGGTTGAGAATGTATGGGGCGACAGGAAGTTCCTCATTTTCTATCTCGTCTGTGGCATTGGTGCGGGTATCTGTCAGGAGCTTGCACAATATGGCTCCTATCTCTACAACGGCTTGAATGCGTACGATGCTGTGAATATGGGCGGAACATCATTGCCGATGAGCGATTATCTTAATCTATGGACAACGGTTGGCGCGTCAGGAGCAGTTTACGGCGTGTTGCTTGCCTTCGGTATGATGTTTCCTGAAGAACGGATGTTTATCATTCCGATACCAGTGCCCGTAAAGGCAAAATGGATTATCGTAGGTTCGATAGCGATGGAATTGTTCTCGGCATTTGGAACGAGCAACGACGGTGTGGCGCATTTGGCTCACTTGGGCGGTATGCTCTTCGGATTCCTGCTCATAAGATACTGGCGCAAGCATCCTTATTCGGGTGGAGGATTCGGAACAAGCGGCGGAAGGCAGTTTTTCGACAATATGCGCAATACGTGGGAGCAGCGCACGCGTCGCAACAGCAATGCGCAACAGGGAGGAACGAAGTGGAACTCGAGTGCCACGAACCAGCAGAGCCGTCCTGAAAGCGACTGGGACTACAACGCCCGAAAGCAAAGAGAGCAGGAACAGATAGACCGTATTCTCGACAAAATACGCAAGAGCGGCTACGACAGCTTGACGAAGGAGGAGAAGCAGCAGTTGTTCGACAGCAGCAGACAGTAA
- a CDS encoding HU family DNA-binding protein, with product MNKSELIEKIAAGAGLSKADAKKALDATTEAIKEALAANDKVQLVGFGTFSVNERPAHEGINPSTKQKIKIAAKRVAKFKAGAELADAVNA from the coding sequence ATGAACAAATCAGAATTAATCGAAAAGATCGCAGCCGGCGCAGGTTTGAGCAAGGCTGACGCTAAGAAGGCATTGGATGCCACAACAGAAGCTATTAAGGAAGCACTTGCCGCTAACGACAAAGTTCAACTCGTAGGTTTCGGTACTTTCTCTGTCAATGAACGTCCTGCTCACGAAGGTATCAACCCATCTACAAAGCAGAAGATTAAGATTGCTGCAAAGAGGGTTGCTAAGTTCAAGGCTGGTGCTGAACTTGCTGACGCAGTAAACGCATAA